Proteins from a genomic interval of Staphylococcus debuckii:
- a CDS encoding DUF805 domain-containing protein, whose translation MKEQASFAQCFGLFWKNYFNFKGCTTRREYWYTIAWLAILTIPVMLVGLFGFITFSTGISLIFGGVLFIPMLTLLIRRFHDNGKSMLLPILFIVMSMTIPYLPDLTFNQFGTDNVSFLSFFLLICHVSFIPVTMGLGIYIFVITLFPSKIEKNKYRKNIMINKPLEEKSKVTPFSKTLE comes from the coding sequence ATGAAAGAACAAGCAAGTTTTGCTCAGTGTTTTGGGTTATTTTGGAAAAATTATTTTAATTTTAAAGGGTGTACAACAAGAAGAGAGTATTGGTATACCATAGCTTGGTTAGCCATTTTAACGATACCAGTTATGTTAGTAGGTTTATTTGGTTTTATTACTTTTTCGACAGGGATATCGCTGATATTTGGTGGAGTTTTATTTATTCCTATGTTAACATTGCTCATTAGAAGATTTCACGATAATGGAAAGTCTATGCTGCTACCGATACTATTTATAGTGATGTCAATGACAATACCCTATTTACCTGATTTAACATTTAATCAATTTGGAACAGATAATGTTAGTTTTTTATCATTTTTCTTATTGATTTGTCATGTTTCTTTTATCCCTGTCACTATGGGCTTAGGAATATACATCTTTGTAATTACTTTATTTCCAAGTAAGATTGAAAAAAATAAATATCGCAAAAATATAATGATTAATAAACCCTTAGAAGAAAAATCTAAAGTTACTCCATTTTCAAAAACACTTGAATAG
- a CDS encoding mechanosensitive ion channel family protein: MDEQIKHFIHSLFKNIESSVNDPSNLSHKVIFTVLIILISIWIHLIIQRFLKKYASDLKIYRFLRKSIKNSIIVIAIILLSATWINAMNSLMVIVLLFAALVVFSVKKLAVELVAWVLLLNKRLFRLYDRVEIDGHIGDVIKISPLHFKLAERAAGLSTESPTGKVINIPNHVLLEKSLINYANLTQINWHEVNYHLTVDSDWQSAKRVCDKVVADYVEEFKGNYSVEKLSEIEAEISLFKGSLEAKTKLLVENDMIIISCYFPAYYSDGSTVKSDLNEKILPYLTRDNNIELIGEKIRLDILEWPKEK; encoded by the coding sequence ATGGACGAACAAATTAAGCATTTCATCCACTCGTTATTTAAAAATATCGAAAGCAGCGTCAATGATCCGTCGAATCTTTCTCATAAAGTTATTTTCACCGTCTTAATTATTTTAATTTCCATTTGGATACATCTCATTATCCAACGTTTTTTAAAGAAGTATGCCTCTGACCTTAAGATTTATCGGTTTTTACGTAAATCTATTAAGAACAGTATCATCGTCATTGCGATTATCTTGCTATCCGCTACTTGGATTAATGCGATGAATTCATTAATGGTAATTGTCTTGCTATTTGCGGCACTCGTAGTTTTTTCGGTAAAGAAGTTAGCTGTAGAACTTGTGGCATGGGTGCTTCTATTAAATAAGCGGCTCTTTCGCTTGTATGACCGAGTAGAAATAGATGGGCATATTGGGGATGTGATTAAAATCTCGCCACTGCATTTTAAATTAGCTGAACGTGCAGCCGGGCTATCAACCGAGTCGCCTACTGGGAAAGTCATTAATATTCCGAACCATGTATTGCTGGAAAAGTCACTGATCAATTATGCAAACTTGACTCAGATTAATTGGCACGAAGTCAATTATCATTTGACCGTGGATAGCGATTGGCAAAGTGCGAAACGCGTATGCGATAAAGTGGTGGCTGACTATGTTGAGGAATTTAAAGGAAACTATTCAGTGGAAAAATTGAGTGAGATAGAAGCGGAAATCTCTCTCTTCAAAGGCTCTCTCGAAGCCAAAACTAAGCTACTCGTAGAGAACGATATGATTATTATAAGTTGCTACTTCCCCGCTTACTACTCGGATGGAAGTACCGTTAAATCTGATTTGAATGAAAAAATATTACCGTATCTGACAAGAGATAATAATATTGAACTCATTGGAGAAAAAATACGATTGGATATTTTGGAGTGGCCGAAAGAGAAATGA
- a CDS encoding dynamin family protein, which translates to MKDYKEEYVKDKNEIISAIKVLLEYVEQNKSELKSLENISEVEKIKENFSRKEFEIVVTGESGVGKYTFINKLVNQNILPKKSTQVITYIKHSNFTHGIEGTKLHLKNGEITTINNEKLNRLSEKDLSEVEYLEIFLDSKFLKDGVVVVDTPSITALSENQKEIVDTKIKEATAHVSLSSAEQVEHKAEAEFVQNQDQTLFIVNKIDLIRPEEEEETIDAIIMDLSLKTTENLFFMGLQNDDHPLIAVKQQLDQILFGCDKLQTEIAEAYKLITCHYALLMKENLLKTEVELENEAFLKKIDDNMDTLFKKMRNN; encoded by the coding sequence ATGAAAGATTATAAAGAAGAGTACGTTAAGGATAAAAACGAAATTATAAGCGCCATTAAGGTTTTATTGGAATATGTGGAACAAAATAAATCAGAATTAAAATCGCTAGAAAATATCTCTGAAGTTGAAAAAATCAAAGAAAACTTTTCGAGAAAAGAATTTGAAATTGTGGTAACAGGAGAAAGCGGCGTTGGGAAATATACATTCATCAACAAGCTTGTGAATCAAAATATCTTACCAAAAAAGTCGACACAAGTAATAACTTACATCAAACATTCTAATTTTACACATGGGATTGAAGGTACAAAACTTCATCTGAAAAATGGAGAAATAACTACAATCAATAATGAAAAATTAAATAGATTGAGTGAAAAAGATTTAAGCGAAGTTGAATACTTGGAAATCTTTCTAGACTCAAAATTTTTGAAAGACGGTGTCGTTGTTGTAGATACACCTAGTATTACAGCACTCAGTGAAAATCAAAAAGAAATTGTTGATACAAAAATCAAGGAAGCAACTGCTCATGTTTCTTTAAGTAGTGCAGAACAAGTTGAACACAAAGCAGAAGCGGAATTTGTTCAAAATCAAGACCAAACCCTATTTATAGTAAATAAAATAGATCTTATTCGCCCGGAAGAAGAGGAAGAAACTATTGATGCTATTATAATGGATTTGTCACTTAAAACTACTGAAAATCTATTTTTTATGGGCTTGCAAAATGATGACCATCCTTTGATAGCAGTTAAGCAGCAATTAGATCAGATATTATTTGGGTGCGATAAGTTGCAAACAGAAATAGCTGAAGCTTATAAGTTAATCACTTGTCATTATGCTTTGTTGATGAAAGAAAATCTTTTGAAAACAGAAGTGGAATTAGAAAATGAGGCATTTCTTAAGAAGATAGATGATAATATGGATACGTTGTTTAAAAAGATGAGAAATAATTAA
- a CDS encoding DUF4870 domain-containing protein: protein MDFQNGSENPQRFQNVPKDDRTMAMILWVLSFFTSFIGPLIIWLMKKDESPFINQQGKNYFNYAISYAIYGVVSYILTLIIIGIIPLIAICIVSLVYTILAIIAVNKGEDYVVPLSLPIIK from the coding sequence ATGGATTTCCAAAACGGTTCTGAAAATCCCCAAAGATTTCAAAATGTACCAAAAGATGATCGCACAATGGCAATGATATTATGGGTGTTAAGTTTTTTCACAAGTTTCATTGGTCCTTTAATTATTTGGTTGATGAAGAAAGATGAGTCTCCTTTTATTAATCAACAAGGAAAGAACTACTTTAACTATGCTATTAGTTATGCAATTTATGGCGTAGTTTCATATATTCTAACGCTTATTATTATTGGTATTATTCCTTTAATTGCTATTTGTATTGTAAGTCTTGTCTATACTATTTTGGCTATCATTGCTGTTAATAAAGGCGAAGACTACGTTGTTCCATTATCATTACCAATCATCAAATAA
- a CDS encoding helix-turn-helix transcriptional regulator encodes MTKSTQLLELYLRFLNGEHLSKATISKYFDNKSSRTIQRYISGLNTFISGYEATEHLRIEYDRQINAFKMINIGNQNIDQKQVLAIIKMLMATRGLTKEEIDNTVAHLTERLKPEDRKVIEQAILSEMTHYHPMIHEEPLLDKIWDINLMIQNGKSLSFDYSNAMNKVRHHVIKPMYITFSELYFYVVGVNEEEKVIIYRLDRILEYESTKSQIAEPVSPYFREGELKQRIYFMYGGEWQCVRFEFNNGIIESVMDRFPTAKLLKKDYENNRFEVEIEVIGNGIVMWLLSQGSKVKVLSPQSVKELYLDELQKMIDQY; translated from the coding sequence ATGACAAAATCTACACAATTACTCGAACTTTATTTGCGCTTTTTAAATGGAGAGCATTTATCTAAAGCCACAATTAGTAAATACTTTGATAATAAATCAAGCAGAACCATTCAACGCTATATCTCAGGCCTTAATACGTTTATTAGTGGTTATGAGGCGACTGAACATTTAAGAATAGAATATGATCGCCAAATTAATGCTTTTAAAATGATCAACATTGGCAATCAAAATATAGATCAAAAACAAGTGCTAGCGATTATTAAGATGCTGATGGCCACAAGGGGCCTTACTAAAGAAGAAATAGATAATACAGTGGCGCATTTAACTGAACGTTTGAAGCCAGAAGACCGTAAAGTTATTGAACAAGCAATTCTTTCTGAAATGACACACTATCATCCAATGATTCATGAGGAACCGCTATTAGATAAGATATGGGATATCAACCTCATGATTCAAAACGGAAAGTCGCTTTCGTTCGATTATTCAAATGCGATGAACAAGGTGAGGCATCATGTCATTAAACCGATGTACATTACTTTTTCAGAGCTTTACTTTTACGTAGTGGGCGTGAATGAGGAAGAAAAGGTCATTATTTACCGCTTGGACCGAATTCTAGAATATGAGAGTACGAAAAGCCAAATTGCTGAGCCCGTTTCTCCATATTTTAGAGAAGGGGAATTGAAGCAGCGTATTTACTTTATGTATGGAGGAGAATGGCAATGTGTGAGATTCGAGTTTAACAACGGAATTATTGAATCAGTGATGGACCGTTTTCCAACTGCAAAATTACTGAAAAAAGACTACGAAAATAATCGCTTTGAAGTAGAAATTGAAGTAATTGGTAATGGAATTGTGATGTGGCTGCTTTCTCAAGGTAGTAAAGTGAAAGTATTATCTCCACAATCAGTAAAAGAATTATATTTAGACGAGTTACAAAAGATGATAGATCAATATTGA
- a CDS encoding BCCT family transporter, translating into MKSKREKHRNIVYYTSVAIILFVTLIAGIFPKLFGRYAQRTYDVIAGSFGWLFLVIIFALDVFLIALAVSRYGRFKLGADNEAPEFSFVSWVGMLFSAGLGVGIVFWGVAEPLTHYLHSPFPGKVPDHSAESARVAMGYTFFHWGISQWSIFAMSGLTVAYFQFRKQRNGLISTAMEPVFGEAYKRPLRNLIDILAIIATVMGIATSIGLGIMQIGGGLHHVFNLPNTNVTKVAITIIMVCIFLGSALTGLNRGVKWLSNINVGLGAVLLIFILIFGDLKFVLESYTLAIGDYLRHFVEYSLRVNPYTGNNSWIQKWTVFYWAWVIAWSPFIGGFVARVSRGRTIREFVIGVLIIPPLISFTWIAGFGGTALKVALTQNTGIEKIVDKDYSVALFELLQQFPISDITSILAIALIFIFIVTSADSTIHIVASMATGGVDNPKVRHKVIWGLLIGAISVTMTIAGGLTSLQTASLVTGLPFSIILVLMIFSIMRALRREPTEHFQMRYIEDETDYSIPLEKRERESKEK; encoded by the coding sequence ATGAAGAGTAAAAGGGAGAAGCATAGAAATATTGTTTATTATACTTCGGTCGCGATTATTTTGTTTGTGACGTTGATTGCGGGTATTTTTCCAAAGTTATTTGGACGATATGCGCAGCGTACATATGATGTGATTGCGGGTTCGTTTGGTTGGTTGTTCTTGGTGATTATCTTTGCGTTGGATGTGTTCTTGATTGCGTTGGCGGTTTCGCGTTATGGCCGCTTCAAGCTCGGCGCTGACAATGAGGCACCGGAATTCTCGTTTGTTTCGTGGGTCGGTATGTTGTTCTCTGCTGGCCTGGGTGTCGGCATTGTCTTCTGGGGTGTCGCAGAGCCGCTCACGCATTATTTGCATTCGCCGTTCCCAGGCAAAGTGCCGGATCACTCTGCGGAATCTGCACGTGTGGCTATGGGATACACGTTCTTCCATTGGGGGATTTCGCAATGGTCAATCTTTGCGATGTCTGGCTTGACGGTAGCTTACTTCCAATTTCGTAAGCAACGTAACGGTTTGATTTCGACTGCAATGGAGCCGGTATTCGGAGAGGCTTACAAACGACCGCTGCGTAATCTCATCGACATCTTGGCTATTATCGCCACAGTCATGGGTATCGCAACTTCCATCGGTCTCGGTATTATGCAAATCGGAGGTGGCTTGCACCACGTCTTCAACTTGCCGAATACCAACGTTACCAAAGTGGCTATAACGATCATCATGGTATGTATCTTCCTCGGTTCTGCGCTCACAGGTCTGAATCGCGGTGTGAAATGGCTGAGTAATATCAACGTCGGTCTCGGGGCAGTCTTACTTATCTTTATTCTGATATTCGGCGACTTGAAATTCGTCCTAGAATCCTACACACTCGCTATCGGTGATTATCTGCGTCATTTCGTCGAATACAGTCTGCGTGTGAATCCTTATACCGGTAATAACAGTTGGATTCAGAAGTGGACCGTCTTCTACTGGGCTTGGGTCATTGCTTGGTCGCCATTTATCGGCGGATTTGTGGCCCGCGTTTCTCGTGGCCGTACTATCCGTGAATTCGTTATCGGAGTGCTGATTATTCCACCGCTCATTTCATTTACGTGGATTGCCGGCTTTGGAGGCACAGCATTGAAAGTGGCGCTGACTCAAAATACTGGCATCGAGAAAATTGTCGATAAGGATTATTCTGTTGCACTGTTCGAGTTGCTGCAACAATTTCCAATTTCAGATATCACCAGCATCCTGGCCATTGCGCTCATCTTTATTTTCATCGTAACCAGTGCTGACTCTACCATACACATCGTAGCCAGTATGGCCACAGGCGGCGTCGATAATCCAAAAGTGCGCCACAAAGTCATTTGGGGACTGTTGATTGGTGCGATTTCCGTAACCATGACCATTGCGGGAGGTCTTACCAGCCTGCAAACCGCTTCGCTCGTAACCGGTCTGCCATTCTCCATTATTCTAGTGCTCATGATCTTCTCCATCATGCGCGCCCTGCGTCGAGAACCCACCGAGCACTTCCAAATGCGCTATATTGAAGATGAAACCGACTATTCCATCCCTTTGGAAAAAAGAGAACGGGAGAGCAAGGAAAAGTAG
- a CDS encoding putative holin-like toxin, whose protein sequence is MASLNLERIGQMSVYETISIMIAFCELQITILIFIITYIADKDKK, encoded by the coding sequence ATGGCATCACTGAATTTAGAAAGGATAGGCCAAATGAGCGTATATGAAACAATAAGTATCATGATTGCTTTTTGTGAACTGCAAATAACAATCTTAATATTTATCATTACTTATATCGCTGATAAAGATAAAAAATAA
- a CDS encoding rhodanese-related sulfurtransferase, producing the protein MDYRVLLYYKYVTIDDPETFAAEHLEFCKAHHLKGRILVSTEGINGTLSGTKEDTDQYIAHMRADERFQDITFKIDEAEEHAFKKMHVRPRKEIVALDLDNDIDPRETTGKYLSPSEFRDALEDDETIVIDARNDYEFDLGHFRGAVRPNITRFRDLPDWIKENKDMFMDKKIVTYCTGGIRCEKFSGFLLKEGFEDVAQLEGGIATYGKDPETKGELWDGKMYVFDERISVDVNQVEKTVIGKEWFDGTPCERYINCSNPECNKQILVSEENEHRYLGACCKECAEHERNRYVAKHNISDEEKERRLENFKETVQQ; encoded by the coding sequence ATGGATTATAGAGTATTGTTATATTATAAATATGTCACAATTGACGACCCCGAAACTTTTGCAGCAGAACACTTAGAATTCTGTAAAGCACATCATTTAAAAGGCCGTATTTTAGTATCTACTGAAGGTATTAACGGCACTTTATCCGGCACTAAAGAAGATACAGATCAATATATTGCACACATGCGTGCAGACGAACGTTTCCAAGATATCACTTTCAAAATCGACGAAGCAGAAGAACATGCTTTCAAAAAAATGCATGTGCGTCCTAGAAAAGAAATCGTTGCGCTCGATTTAGACAATGATATCGATCCACGCGAAACAACAGGCAAATATTTATCACCTTCTGAATTCCGCGACGCTTTAGAAGATGACGAAACGATTGTTATTGATGCACGTAACGATTATGAATTCGACCTCGGCCACTTCCGTGGTGCCGTGCGTCCAAACATTACACGCTTCAGAGACCTACCCGACTGGATTAAAGAGAATAAGGACATGTTCATGGATAAGAAAATCGTCACTTATTGCACAGGCGGTATTCGTTGTGAAAAGTTCTCTGGTTTCCTTTTAAAAGAAGGCTTTGAAGATGTGGCCCAACTTGAAGGAGGCATTGCCACTTATGGTAAAGATCCTGAGACGAAAGGTGAACTTTGGGACGGCAAAATGTACGTGTTTGATGAACGTATCAGTGTCGATGTGAACCAAGTTGAAAAAACAGTCATTGGTAAAGAATGGTTCGATGGTACGCCATGCGAACGCTATATCAACTGCAGCAATCCTGAATGCAATAAACAAATCTTGGTTTCTGAAGAAAACGAACACCGTTATTTAGGCGCTTGCTGTAAAGAATGCGCTGAGCACGAACGTAACCGCTATGTTGCCAAACACAATATCAGCGATGAGGAAAAAGAAAGACGTTTAGAAAACTTTAAAGAGACCGTTCAACAATAA
- a CDS encoding GNAT family N-acetyltransferase — translation MAEIKQGNNKFYIGDSEEQPEAEITFVSAGEDKIDVNHTGVSSNLEGQGVGTQLVKRVVEYAKENNLKIIPSCPFAKKVIDETPEYQDVLA, via the coding sequence ATGGCAGAAATTAAACAAGGTAATAATAAATTTTACATTGGAGATTCTGAAGAACAACCAGAAGCAGAGATTACGTTCGTGTCAGCAGGCGAAGACAAAATTGATGTTAACCACACTGGCGTCAGCAGCAATTTAGAAGGACAAGGTGTTGGCACACAGTTAGTAAAAAGAGTAGTAGAATACGCAAAAGAAAACAATTTAAAAATTATTCCTTCTTGTCCATTTGCGAAAAAAGTGATTGATGAAACACCTGAATATCAAGACGTTTTAGCATAA
- a CDS encoding DUF4004 family protein, which produces MEGQLISKKELLLKCDITYGQLYRWKRKHLIPDEWFIRKSTYTGQESFLPKDKALKRIKDIQKYKNKYSLDELAKKFAEESGAVENNALSNETLINQWSRYFMSEVGESLLNKYPEEKAVYVGTILNDVLTKSIISMDELQDLKDFLLQSSENNKYVVLYICRKLGITFYLLADLQGKITLDKSVKVLDTIQAEKLFMEEM; this is translated from the coding sequence ATGGAAGGACAACTTATTAGCAAGAAAGAACTTTTATTAAAGTGCGACATTACTTATGGCCAGCTCTATCGTTGGAAGCGTAAGCACTTAATCCCTGATGAATGGTTTATCCGCAAATCTACTTATACGGGTCAAGAATCTTTTTTACCAAAAGATAAGGCGCTAAAGCGTATTAAAGATATTCAAAAATATAAAAATAAATATTCGTTAGATGAATTAGCGAAGAAGTTTGCTGAAGAGAGTGGAGCTGTTGAAAATAATGCGCTAAGTAATGAAACTTTAATAAATCAGTGGTCACGTTATTTTATGAGCGAAGTCGGAGAAAGCTTGCTGAACAAATATCCAGAAGAAAAGGCGGTCTATGTAGGAACTATTTTAAATGATGTGTTAACAAAAAGTATTATCTCAATGGATGAGTTGCAGGACTTAAAAGACTTTTTACTGCAGAGCAGTGAGAATAATAAATATGTCGTATTATATATTTGCCGTAAGTTAGGGATTACATTCTATTTACTAGCTGATCTGCAAGGGAAAATTACCTTAGACAAGAGTGTGAAGGTATTGGATACTATCCAAGCAGAGAAATTATTTATGGAAGAAATGTAA